One part of the Mariniflexile litorale genome encodes these proteins:
- a CDS encoding outer membrane beta-barrel family protein, producing the protein MKKLFLACALLFSIVNNTHATTLKSPDDKTGTISGIVLDATLKQPLPYVNIIIKNTKEEILTGGITSEDGSFKIEKIEEGKIIVSIQYIGYKTLRKEVSINKGNYNINLGNIFLEETAEGLDEVIVVAETSTIQQKVDRKVITIGKDLAATGSASELMIGIPSVSVDAQTGDISLRGNSNVRVMVDGKLSNIPTAQLLKQIPSTAIKSIELITNPSAKYNPEGMSGIINIILHKNTMVGFNGNVSIGLTHQIEAKFNSSLDMNYRTGKFNIYGSYSNNISKNRNKGFISRPENNSEQIFKFLDKRQSHLYKVGVDYYLDDKNTISIFTTQNTSDSSTEGQTDAIFNDDNTYNQKQLFISNSDNTSSQYNFDYKHDFSKEGHNIELELDYNVFDDERPADFMFLLGSNEDYKDFNNTDRKSTTANLDYVNPLTETTKLELGLQARLFNSDITYASTGQSLNNEGLLRPTPSTNFDYTRDIYSGYATYSKNFEKMTFQIGLRAENVKEDAVALSSEAESTQTFNNDYFELYPSAFITYSPSDKNSYQLSYSRRVDRPGIDQVNPIKEWSTPLISSYGNINLTPQFTNSIEANYTRTLNNKKGTVTGGVFYRIINDDINRALFIDRSDINSGRVILTHDNFGKTSSSGFELSSNYKPVKWWSINSSFDIYSQVSKGIAENLTAPIETATIDDIETTISEVDNVTWNFRMYNNFALSKTVSLTAFGLYRGKDKSLQFVRDPMYFVNLGARVGFAEGKGTFSLNFNDIFDTMEFAFNGKKPFVQNGAFNWESNTWNAGLSYRFGGGKYRAKARKNRDKNEESGGGGFM; encoded by the coding sequence ATGAAAAAATTATTTTTAGCATGTGCTTTATTATTTTCAATAGTTAATAATACCCATGCCACTACACTAAAATCACCCGACGACAAAACTGGTACTATATCAGGAATAGTATTAGACGCTACTCTTAAGCAACCCTTACCTTATGTAAATATTATTATAAAAAATACTAAAGAAGAAATTCTAACTGGTGGTATTACTTCTGAAGATGGGAGCTTTAAAATTGAAAAAATTGAAGAAGGCAAAATAATAGTAAGCATCCAATATATTGGATATAAAACTCTTAGAAAAGAAGTTTCAATTAATAAAGGAAATTACAATATAAACTTAGGTAACATATTTTTAGAGGAAACTGCCGAAGGTTTAGACGAAGTTATCGTAGTTGCCGAAACCTCTACAATTCAACAAAAAGTAGATAGAAAAGTTATTACCATAGGTAAAGATTTAGCGGCAACAGGAAGTGCCTCAGAATTAATGATTGGTATTCCATCTGTAAGTGTAGATGCTCAAACTGGTGATATTAGCTTACGTGGGAATTCTAATGTACGTGTTATGGTAGATGGTAAATTATCAAACATACCTACCGCTCAATTGTTAAAACAAATTCCTTCAACAGCTATAAAATCAATAGAATTAATTACCAACCCTTCAGCAAAATACAATCCTGAAGGCATGAGTGGAATTATAAATATTATACTGCACAAAAATACCATGGTAGGTTTTAATGGGAATGTAAGTATTGGTTTAACCCACCAAATAGAGGCTAAATTTAATAGTTCATTAGACATGAATTACCGCACCGGAAAATTTAATATATATGGCAGTTATAGTAACAATATTTCTAAAAACAGAAATAAAGGTTTTATATCTAGACCCGAAAACAATTCTGAACAAATTTTCAAATTTTTAGATAAAAGACAGTCTCATTTATACAAAGTTGGTGTTGATTATTATTTAGATGATAAAAATACCATATCTATATTTACAACTCAAAACACATCAGATAGTAGTACTGAAGGACAAACTGATGCTATATTTAATGATGATAACACATACAATCAAAAACAACTATTTATTTCAAATAGTGATAACACTTCTTCTCAATACAACTTTGATTATAAACACGATTTTTCAAAAGAGGGACACAATATAGAATTAGAATTAGATTATAATGTTTTTGATGACGAAAGACCGGCCGATTTTATGTTTTTATTAGGTTCGAATGAAGACTACAAAGACTTTAATAATACGGATAGAAAAAGTACAACAGCAAATTTAGATTATGTAAACCCATTAACTGAAACCACAAAATTAGAATTGGGCTTACAAGCGCGTTTATTTAATTCTGATATTACATATGCCTCTACAGGACAAAGTTTAAATAATGAAGGTCTTTTAAGACCCACGCCAAGTACTAATTTTGATTATACTAGAGATATTTATTCTGGTTATGCTACTTATAGTAAAAATTTTGAAAAAATGACTTTCCAAATTGGATTACGCGCTGAAAATGTAAAAGAAGATGCAGTAGCCTTATCGTCTGAAGCAGAAAGCACACAAACTTTTAATAACGATTATTTTGAATTATATCCATCGGCCTTTATTACATATTCGCCTTCAGATAAAAATTCGTATCAATTAAGTTATAGCCGTAGGGTTGATCGCCCAGGAATAGATCAAGTTAATCCCATTAAAGAATGGAGTACTCCTTTAATTTCTTCTTACGGAAATATTAATTTAACGCCTCAATTTACTAATTCGATTGAAGCAAATTATACCCGCACATTAAATAATAAAAAAGGAACGGTTACTGGTGGTGTATTTTATAGAATAATAAATGATGATATTAATAGAGCTTTATTTATAGACAGAAGTGACATTAATTCTGGACGCGTTATATTAACACATGACAATTTTGGAAAAACATCTTCTTCTGGTTTTGAATTATCATCTAATTACAAACCTGTAAAATGGTGGAGTATTAACTCAAGTTTCGATATATACTCTCAAGTTAGCAAAGGTATTGCTGAAAACTTAACCGCTCCTATAGAGACTGCCACCATAGACGATATAGAAACAACAATTAGCGAGGTTGATAACGTTACTTGGAATTTCAGAATGTATAACAACTTTGCTTTAAGCAAAACGGTTTCGCTTACTGCATTTGGTTTATATAGAGGAAAAGACAAATCATTACAGTTTGTTCGAGATCCCATGTATTTTGTAAATCTAGGGGCACGCGTTGGTTTTGCAGAAGGAAAAGGTACTTTTAGCTTAAATTTTAATGATATTTTTGATACTATGGAATTTGCTTTTAATGGCAAAAAACCATTTGTACAAAACGGTGCTTTTAATTGGGAAAGCAACACCTGGAATGCTGGTTTATCTTATAGATTTGGTGGTGGAAAATACCGTGCTAAAGCTAGAAAAAACAGAGATAAAAATGAAGAATCTGGCGGTGGCGGTTTCATGTAA
- a CDS encoding CoA-binding protein, whose translation MNKKTLVFGASLNPSRYSNFVIQKLTSRDIETVAFGLRKGVVAGVSIATELLSFKDLHTVTLYLNANNQKAYYDYIVSLKPKRVIFNPGTENPEFYKILKKHDISFEVACSLVLLSTNQY comes from the coding sequence ATGAATAAAAAAACATTGGTGTTTGGAGCATCATTAAACCCTAGTAGATATTCTAATTTTGTAATTCAAAAATTGACGAGTCGAGATATTGAAACCGTGGCTTTTGGTTTAAGAAAAGGTGTAGTAGCAGGTGTGAGCATTGCTACAGAATTGTTGTCTTTTAAAGATTTGCATACCGTAACTTTATATTTGAATGCCAATAACCAGAAAGCATATTATGATTATATAGTTTCATTAAAACCGAAACGTGTTATTTTCAACCCAGGTACCGAGAATCCTGAATTTTATAAGATTTTAAAAAAACATGATATTTCTTTTGAAGTAGCCTGTTCGTTAGTGTTACTTTCTACGAATCAATATTAA
- a CDS encoding MOSC domain-containing protein — MQIRSTNIAKPTTFIWNGKEEITGIYKTPTNNPIYLTKNEVIGDEVSDRKHHGGLYKACYMFSVEQYPYWKKLYPNLNWNWGIFGENLTVSNFNETQVFLGDVYKVGEALVRIAQYREPCYKFGYKFGTQAVLKQFIEHGYGGTYLSILKEGTVAVNDEFILVKRPENSLTVAQLFHLAFAKEKDQNLLNIAANSESLPPKKRVIFNSYIKTI; from the coding sequence ATGCAAATCCGCTCCACCAACATAGCAAAACCAACAACCTTTATTTGGAATGGGAAAGAAGAAATAACTGGTATTTATAAAACACCAACAAACAATCCTATTTATCTAACTAAAAATGAAGTTATTGGAGACGAAGTATCAGACCGCAAACATCATGGTGGTTTATATAAAGCTTGTTATATGTTTTCAGTAGAACAATACCCTTATTGGAAAAAACTGTATCCTAACTTAAACTGGAATTGGGGTATATTTGGAGAAAATCTAACTGTTTCTAATTTCAATGAAACCCAAGTATTTCTTGGTGATGTATATAAAGTTGGAGAAGCCTTGGTTAGAATTGCACAATATAGAGAACCTTGTTATAAATTTGGCTATAAGTTTGGAACACAAGCTGTACTTAAACAGTTTATAGAACACGGTTATGGAGGTACTTATTTAAGTATTCTTAAAGAAGGTACTGTCGCCGTTAATGATGAATTTATATTAGTTAAACGACCAGAAAACAGTTTAACAGTAGCCCAATTATTTCATTTGGCTTTTGCTAAAGAAAAAGATCAAAATTTATTGAATATTGCAGCAAACAGCGAATCTCTACCCCCTAAAAAAAGAGTGATTTTTAACTCATATATTAAAACCATATAA
- a CDS encoding tRNA-dihydrouridine synthase family protein encodes MSITLLSSPLQGFTDFRFRNAFHHYFGGIDTFYAPYIRLDGKMVIKSSYQRDLQLENNSTLEVIPQVMTNDPDGFLFVVKYIQSLGYKELNWNLGCPYPMVTKQGMGSGLICDPEKIDHILKRVHNETDVIVSMKMRMGYETPEEILDVFPILDSYPLKNIAIHARIGKQLYKGGVNLEAFQRCIDSTKHKLYYNGDITTVAKFREMQERFPSIDHFMIGRGLIADPFLPSMIKNNTTEYPANRWQIFSEFHDTIYQQYDAALSGPTPIKMKMLGFWEYFSQSFSNPQKTYKKIKKAGSPRNYTQAVAEILKNERAFSI; translated from the coding sequence ATGAGCATTACACTTCTATCTTCACCTTTACAAGGTTTTACCGACTTTCGGTTCCGTAACGCTTTTCATCATTACTTTGGCGGCATCGATACGTTTTATGCACCCTACATTCGGTTGGATGGTAAAATGGTTATTAAGTCGTCTTATCAACGCGATTTGCAACTCGAAAATAATTCAACTTTAGAGGTTATTCCGCAGGTGATGACCAACGATCCCGATGGTTTTCTTTTTGTGGTGAAGTACATTCAATCATTAGGCTACAAAGAACTCAATTGGAATTTAGGCTGTCCCTATCCTATGGTTACGAAGCAAGGCATGGGTTCCGGACTAATCTGCGACCCCGAAAAAATTGACCACATTCTAAAACGTGTTCATAATGAAACCGATGTTATTGTCTCCATGAAAATGCGCATGGGTTACGAAACACCCGAAGAAATTTTGGATGTATTCCCTATTTTAGACAGCTATCCGCTTAAAAACATCGCCATACATGCACGTATTGGCAAGCAACTTTATAAAGGTGGTGTTAATTTAGAAGCTTTTCAGCGTTGTATAGACAGCACCAAACATAAGTTGTATTATAATGGTGACATCACTACGGTTGCCAAGTTTAGAGAGATGCAAGAGCGTTTCCCGAGCATCGACCATTTTATGATTGGTCGCGGCCTCATTGCAGATCCGTTTTTACCGAGCATGATTAAAAACAACACCACGGAATACCCTGCCAACCGTTGGCAAATTTTCAGCGAATTTCACGATACCATTTACCAGCAATACGACGCTGCGCTTTCTGGACCCACACCCATCAAAATGAAAATGTTAGGTTTTTGGGAATACTTTTCGCAGTCGTTTTCAAATCCACAAAAAACATATAAAAAAATTAAGAAAGCAGGTAGCCCAAGAAATTATACGCAAGCCGTTGCCGAAATTTTGAAAAACGAGAGAGCATTTAGCATTTAG
- a CDS encoding FKBP-type peptidyl-prolyl cis-trans isomerase: protein MKNILLLTFAFVLFTACNKDETVDYVTKNDEQIQAYIAENNLTAKKSSSGLYYVIDTPGTGAQPTATSDVTIAYKGYFLNGTVFDQNTNGYTTNLQQVIKGWTEGIPYFKEGGSGILLVPAHLGYGNNDYYTIPGGSVLIFDVELISIN, encoded by the coding sequence ATGAAAAATATTTTATTATTAACCTTTGCCTTCGTCCTATTTACAGCTTGTAACAAAGATGAAACTGTAGATTATGTTACTAAAAACGACGAACAAATTCAAGCGTATATTGCTGAAAACAATTTAACAGCCAAAAAAAGTAGCTCGGGTTTATACTATGTTATCGATACTCCTGGCACTGGTGCACAACCTACCGCAACTAGTGATGTAACCATTGCATATAAAGGTTATTTCTTAAACGGTACTGTTTTTGACCAAAACACTAACGGCTATACAACTAACTTACAACAAGTTATAAAAGGATGGACAGAAGGCATCCCTTATTTTAAAGAAGGTGGCAGTGGTATTTTGTTAGTTCCAGCTCATTTAGGTTATGGAAATAATGATTATTATACCATTCCTGGTGGTTCTGTATTAATTTTTGATGTGGAACTCATATCGATTAATTAA
- a CDS encoding META domain-containing protein codes for MKSLKISAALVLLIALGTSCTSTKTAKTQNIKMVLHDIWAATHINEEPIPTTENVPNLEINVTEMKVFGTDGCNNYTGGIKNLTSENIALGPLASTRKMCFNMDIPNKYNKALNKAVSYKRDNLNLYFYDSNRNKILSFKKVD; via the coding sequence ATGAAATCATTAAAAATTAGTGCTGCTTTAGTACTTCTAATTGCATTAGGCACATCTTGCACTTCAACAAAAACCGCGAAAACACAAAACATAAAAATGGTTTTACACGATATTTGGGCAGCGACTCACATTAACGAAGAACCTATTCCTACAACTGAAAACGTTCCTAACTTAGAAATAAACGTTACTGAAATGAAAGTGTTTGGAACCGATGGCTGTAACAACTACACAGGAGGTATCAAAAATTTAACTTCGGAAAACATTGCTCTTGGTCCTTTAGCTTCAACCAGAAAAATGTGTTTCAACATGGATATTCCTAATAAATATAATAAGGCTTTAAACAAAGCTGTAAGCTACAAAAGAGACAACCTAAATTTATATTTTTACGATAGTAACCGAAACAAAATACTGAGTTTTAAAAAGGTAGATTAA
- a CDS encoding beta-ketoacyl-ACP synthase III, translating to MYNSKIIGLGKYVPDNVVTNDDLSKMMDTNDAWIQERTGIKERRWIKEGTDDTSATMGAKAAKIAIERSGLAKDDIDFIVFATLSPDYYFPGCGVQIQDLLDMGTIGALDVRNQCSGFVYAISVADQFIKTGMYKNILVIGAEYHSNGLDKSTRGRGVTVIFGDGAGACVLTREEDTTKGILSTHLHSEGKYADKLIVASPSIAHWVPEIIEAGEEDISYFPYMDGTFVFKHAVVRFSEVIMEGLAKNNLKKEDVDMLIPHQANLRIAQFIQSKFGLRDDQVFNNIMKYGNTTAASVIIALTEAWEEGKIKPGDNVVLAAFGSGFTWGSAIIKWV from the coding sequence ATGTACAATTCAAAAATAATAGGATTAGGTAAATATGTGCCAGATAATGTGGTAACAAATGATGATTTATCTAAAATGATGGATACCAATGATGCGTGGATACAAGAGCGAACAGGTATTAAAGAACGTCGTTGGATTAAAGAAGGGACCGATGATACTTCGGCAACTATGGGTGCTAAAGCTGCTAAAATTGCCATAGAACGTTCTGGTTTAGCTAAAGATGACATCGATTTTATTGTGTTTGCAACATTAAGTCCTGATTATTATTTCCCAGGTTGTGGGGTGCAAATTCAAGATTTATTAGATATGGGAACTATTGGAGCACTAGATGTTAGAAATCAATGTTCAGGATTTGTGTATGCCATTTCGGTAGCCGACCAGTTTATTAAAACGGGCATGTATAAAAATATATTAGTTATTGGTGCCGAGTATCATAGCAACGGATTGGATAAGTCTACCCGTGGTCGTGGTGTTACTGTTATTTTTGGAGATGGAGCAGGGGCTTGTGTTTTAACAAGAGAAGAAGATACTACAAAAGGAATTTTATCAACCCATTTGCATAGCGAAGGCAAGTATGCTGATAAGTTGATTGTTGCTTCACCAAGTATTGCGCATTGGGTACCAGAAATAATAGAAGCAGGTGAAGAAGATATATCCTATTTCCCATATATGGATGGAACCTTTGTATTTAAACATGCAGTGGTTCGGTTTAGTGAGGTGATTATGGAAGGTTTAGCTAAAAATAATCTTAAAAAAGAAGATGTTGATATGTTGATTCCACACCAAGCTAATTTACGTATTGCTCAATTTATTCAAAGTAAGTTTGGATTACGTGATGATCAAGTGTTTAATAACATTATGAAGTATGGTAACACAACAGCAGCTTCTGTAATTATTGCACTTACCGAAGCCTGGGAAGAAGGCAAAATAAAACCAGGAGATAACGTGGTACTTGCTGCTTTTGGGAGTGGTTTTACGTGGGGAAGTGCTATTATTAAATGGGTATAA
- a CDS encoding radical SAM protein, producing MKDLLLITPPFTQLNTPYPATCYLKGFLNTKNIGAFQMDLGIEVILELFSKETFQDIFEIAFTNNLMISENAQRIYALKKSYLQPLDDVIAFLQDKKPTFARQICSDQFLPQASRFNQLDDLDWAFGSMGMQDKAKHLATLYLEDLSDFIIECIDPNFGFSRYAERLGQSANAFDDLYTHLQAAPTYIDDITLKILEEKLKTVQPKLVCFSVPFPGNLYSAFRCAQYIKTNYPHIKIAMGGGFPNTELRSITDVRVFEFFDFITLDDGELPIELLASPNPSKGGEYKRTFILENGAVVYKNNSTKPDYKQSDLGTPDYSDLLLNDYISVIEIANPMHSLWSDGRWNKLTMAHGCYWGKCTFCDISLDYIKIYEPIAAKLLVDRMEQLMEQTGETGFHFVDEAAPPALMKALALEIIKRKLTVTWWTNIRFEKNFTKDLCLLLKASGCIAVSGGLEVASDRLLKLIDKGVTVEQVARVTRNFTEANMMVHSYLMYGYPTQTVQETVDSLEMVRQLFEIGVLQSGFWHQFALTAHSPIGLNPSEYNIQPHYKNISFANNDVEFTDTTGIDHNQFSFGLKKSLFNFMHGIGFDMPLQDWFEFKIPKTSIKPDFIYQCLETETNFNIKPTAKIMWLGTEPLVTEHSKTKRGNTFYSLKLTFHNTTDTFDITLEKDKGIWFLNQLDALNINNNQLPFFSALKKDFETEFEDFELFWFSKPMNILRDNGLLVL from the coding sequence TTGAAAGACCTTTTACTTATAACACCACCTTTTACACAATTAAACACGCCCTACCCAGCTACATGCTACTTAAAGGGTTTTTTAAATACTAAAAACATTGGTGCCTTTCAAATGGATTTAGGTATTGAAGTTATTTTAGAATTATTTTCAAAGGAAACCTTTCAAGATATTTTTGAAATCGCTTTCACCAACAACCTAATGATTTCCGAAAATGCGCAACGCATATATGCTTTAAAAAAGTCGTACTTACAGCCTTTAGATGATGTGATTGCCTTTTTACAAGACAAAAAACCAACCTTTGCGAGACAAATTTGCAGCGACCAGTTTTTACCACAAGCCTCCCGCTTTAATCAGTTAGACGATTTAGATTGGGCATTCGGTTCTATGGGCATGCAAGACAAAGCGAAGCATTTAGCCACGTTGTATTTAGAAGATTTATCCGATTTTATCATCGAATGCATCGATCCTAATTTTGGTTTCAGTCGTTACGCCGAACGTTTAGGGCAAAGCGCCAATGCTTTCGATGATTTATACACCCATTTACAAGCAGCCCCCACTTATATAGACGACATCACCTTAAAAATTCTTGAGGAAAAACTAAAAACAGTGCAACCTAAGTTAGTCTGTTTTTCGGTACCCTTTCCAGGGAATTTATACAGTGCCTTCCGTTGTGCGCAGTACATAAAAACAAACTACCCCCATATTAAAATTGCTATGGGTGGTGGTTTTCCCAATACCGAATTACGCTCGATAACCGACGTTCGTGTGTTTGAATTTTTCGATTTTATTACCTTGGATGATGGCGAATTACCCATCGAGTTATTAGCCTCCCCAAACCCCTCCAAAGGAGGAGAGTATAAACGCACTTTTATTCTAGAAAATGGCGCCGTGGTTTATAAAAACAACAGCACAAAACCCGATTACAAACAAAGTGATTTAGGTACACCTGATTATTCCGATTTATTGCTGAATGATTACATTTCAGTCATTGAAATTGCGAACCCCATGCACAGTCTTTGGAGCGATGGTAGGTGGAACAAACTCACCATGGCACACGGTTGCTACTGGGGGAAATGTACCTTTTGCGATATATCTTTAGATTATATAAAAATTTACGAGCCCATTGCTGCCAAATTATTGGTCGATCGCATGGAGCAACTCATGGAACAAACGGGAGAAACAGGATTCCATTTTGTGGACGAAGCTGCACCTCCCGCCCTAATGAAAGCCTTGGCTTTAGAAATTATAAAACGAAAATTGACCGTAACCTGGTGGACCAACATCCGGTTTGAAAAAAACTTCACCAAAGATTTATGTTTACTACTAAAAGCATCAGGCTGTATTGCTGTTTCTGGTGGTTTGGAAGTTGCTTCCGATCGGTTATTAAAACTCATCGATAAAGGCGTAACTGTAGAACAAGTGGCACGTGTTACCCGTAATTTTACCGAAGCCAACATGATGGTGCATTCCTATTTAATGTATGGCTACCCAACGCAAACGGTTCAAGAAACGGTTGATAGCTTAGAAATGGTGCGTCAGCTATTCGAAATTGGTGTGTTGCAATCGGGGTTTTGGCATCAGTTTGCTTTAACAGCGCACAGCCCTATTGGGTTAAATCCGTCGGAATACAATATTCAACCCCATTATAAAAACATCTCCTTCGCCAATAACGATGTGGAATTTACAGATACTACAGGTATTGACCATAACCAGTTTAGTTTCGGATTAAAAAAATCGCTTTTCAATTTTATGCACGGTATTGGTTTCGATATGCCGTTGCAAGACTGGTTCGAATTTAAAATACCCAAGACCAGTATTAAACCCGATTTCATCTACCAATGTTTAGAAACCGAAACGAATTTCAATATAAAACCAACCGCAAAAATCATGTGGTTGGGCACAGAACCTTTGGTGACTGAACATTCTAAAACCAAACGCGGCAACACCTTTTATTCGCTAAAACTAACATTTCACAACACAACCGACACCTTTGATATAACTTTAGAGAAAGATAAAGGCATCTGGTTTTTAAACCAATTAGATGCTTTAAACATAAACAACAACCAACTTCCCTTCTTTTCAGCATTAAAAAAAGATTTTGAAACCGAGTTTGAAGATTTTGAACTGTTTTGGTTTTCTAAACCTATGAATATTTTACGGGATAATGGGTTGTTGGTTTTGTGA
- the htpG gene encoding molecular chaperone HtpG, translating to MAKGSINVSVENIFPLIKKFLYSDHEIFLRELISNGTDATLKLKHLTSIGESKSEYGNPQIEVKIDKEGKKLHVIDQGLGMTAEEVEKYINQVAFSGAEEFLDKYKDSAKDSGIIGHFGLGFYSAFMVAEKVEIITKSHTDAPAAHWTCDGSPEFNLEASDRTERGTEIILHIAADSTEFLEESRISALLQKYNKFMPIPIKFGTKEINDPEHEPATITDKDGKETKEPQRKITVDNIINNPNPAWTKQPADLQNEDYKAFYRELYPMQFEEPLFNIHLNVDYPFNLTGILYFPKMGQDMQIQKDKIQLYQNQVYVTDNVEGIVPEFLTMLRGVIDSPDIPLNVSRSYLQADGAVKKISSYITRKVADKLKSLFNENREDFEAKWNDIKIVIEYGMLSEDKFFEKADAFALYPTVDGTYYTYEELFNKIKDNQTDKDGKLIILYASNQDAQHSYIETAKAKGYEVLLLDSPIVSHLIQKLESTKENITFARVDGDHIDNLIKKEETTISKLSEEQKTTLETLLKEVIPSEKFMVQLEAMDSDASPFIITQPEFMRRMKEMQQSGGGGGMFGMGSMPEMYNLVVNTNSKLVGEILETKTKPKQERLITQSLDLARLSQGLLKGEELTKFIKRSYEMIK from the coding sequence ATGGCAAAAGGAAGTATTAATGTTTCAGTAGAAAACATTTTCCCACTTATTAAAAAATTCTTGTACAGTGACCACGAGATATTTTTACGTGAGTTAATTAGTAATGGTACCGATGCTACTTTAAAGCTGAAGCACCTTACAAGTATTGGAGAATCTAAATCGGAATACGGTAACCCACAAATTGAAGTTAAAATTGATAAAGAAGGCAAAAAACTTCATGTTATCGACCAAGGTTTAGGTATGACTGCCGAAGAGGTTGAAAAATACATAAACCAAGTAGCATTTTCTGGTGCAGAAGAGTTTTTAGATAAATACAAAGATTCTGCTAAAGATTCTGGTATTATAGGTCATTTTGGTCTTGGGTTTTATTCAGCATTTATGGTTGCCGAAAAAGTGGAGATTATTACCAAATCACATACTGATGCGCCTGCAGCTCATTGGACTTGTGATGGATCACCTGAGTTTAATTTAGAAGCTTCAGACAGAACAGAAAGAGGCACTGAAATCATCCTTCATATTGCTGCGGACTCTACTGAGTTTTTAGAAGAATCTCGCATTAGTGCATTACTTCAGAAGTATAATAAATTTATGCCTATTCCTATTAAATTTGGAACTAAGGAAATTAATGATCCAGAGCATGAACCAGCAACAATTACTGATAAAGACGGTAAAGAAACCAAAGAGCCTCAACGCAAAATTACTGTTGACAATATTATAAATAATCCAAATCCGGCTTGGACAAAACAACCAGCCGATTTACAAAATGAAGATTATAAAGCTTTTTATCGAGAATTATACCCGATGCAGTTTGAAGAACCGTTATTCAACATTCATTTAAATGTTGATTATCCATTCAACTTAACTGGTATTTTGTATTTCCCAAAAATGGGTCAGGATATGCAAATACAAAAAGATAAAATTCAGCTGTACCAAAACCAAGTATATGTTACTGATAATGTTGAAGGTATTGTTCCAGAATTTTTAACCATGCTTCGTGGTGTTATTGATTCTCCAGACATTCCATTAAACGTTTCTCGTTCTTATTTACAAGCTGATGGTGCTGTAAAAAAGATTTCGTCTTACATTACTAGAAAAGTAGCCGATAAATTAAAATCGCTATTTAATGAAAATCGTGAGGATTTTGAAGCTAAATGGAACGATATTAAAATTGTAATTGAATATGGAATGCTTTCAGAAGATAAATTCTTTGAAAAAGCAGATGCATTCGCACTCTATCCTACGGTTGATGGTACTTACTATACATACGAAGAATTATTCAACAAAATAAAAGATAATCAGACCGATAAAGATGGTAAATTAATCATTCTTTATGCTTCAAACCAAGATGCGCAACACAGTTATATTGAAACTGCTAAAGCAAAAGGTTATGAAGTGTTATTGCTAGATTCTCCAATTGTATCGCATTTAATTCAAAAATTAGAAAGCACCAAAGAAAACATAACGTTTGCACGTGTTGATGGCGACCATATTGATAATTTAATCAAGAAAGAAGAAACAACAATTTCTAAATTAAGTGAAGAGCAAAAAACAACTTTAGAAACACTGTTAAAAGAAGTGATTCCTTCAGAAAAATTCATGGTTCAATTGGAAGCAATGGATAGTGATGCTTCTCCATTTATCATCACACAACCAGAATTTATGCGCCGAATGAAAGAGATGCAACAATCTGGTGGCGGTGGCGGTATGTTCGGTATGGGCAGTATGCCAGAGATGTACAATTTAGTAGTGAACACAAACTCTAAATTAGTTGGCGAAATTTTAGAAACAAAAACGAAGCCTAAACAAGAACGTTTAATTACACAAAGTTTAGATTTAGCACGTTTATCTCAAGGCTTATTAAAAGGTGAAGAACTTACCAAATTTATTAAGCGTAGTTATGAAATGATTAAATAG